Proteins found in one Deinococcus sp. YIM 134068 genomic segment:
- a CDS encoding type II toxin-antitoxin system VapC family toxin: MRLLLDTHILLWATLKPDLLPASLYARLLNPQQQLVLSAVNAWEMSIKHHAGKLPEAAPLLSDFPGVASRLGAEVLNITPAHAIRAGALDWAHRDPFDRMLVAQALEEGLRLVTLDESITSYPQAPILR, from the coding sequence GTGAGGCTGCTGCTCGACACCCACATCCTGCTCTGGGCGACACTCAAACCCGACCTTCTCCCCGCTTCCCTGTATGCCCGGCTGCTCAACCCGCAACAGCAACTCGTGTTGAGTGCAGTCAACGCCTGGGAAATGTCCATCAAGCATCACGCGGGCAAACTCCCCGAGGCCGCACCACTCCTGAGCGACTTTCCCGGCGTCGCCTCCCGACTGGGGGCCGAGGTGCTGAACATCACACCCGCCCATGCCATCCGGGCCGGGGCGCTCGACTGGGCACACCGCGACCCCTTCGACCGGATGCTCGTCGCGCAGGCGTTGGAGGAAGGCTTGCGGCTGGTCACGCTCGACGAGAGCATCACGTCTTACCCGCAGGCACCCATTCTGCGCTAG
- a CDS encoding VWA domain-containing protein encodes MTLPLYPLSAVAHQPDLVLALSLLAVSPDIGGVLIRGDRGAAKSTAARGLAALLPPAPDGTPAPFVNLPLGATEDRVVGTLDLDAALRGEVRLKPGLIAAAHGGVLYIDEVNLLADHLVDVLLDVAAMGVNRVQRDGLSAEHPARLALIGSMNPEEGGLRPQFLDRFGLCVDVRAPAAPGERAEIVRRRMRFEADPDAFSREWEREEAAFAARLAAARSRLPRVVVPDGLLDTIAALSAGAGVRSLRADLVLHRAARALAALEGREEVRVDDLHRVAPLVLTHRRDPRLPPPPPPPPPPQEATPPQTDESRQQSSDDAPSADGPEEVFAPTATAAPLTLPPVASFSSARRGGNATGRTIRAVPDPQPSTLAVPDTLRAALIRTAATGGGTVTLRREDFHAPVREEAGGQRVLFVADASGSMGTRERMGAVKGAMLDLLREQTRRDRVALVTFRAAGATLDLDFTTDPHAAEAAISRAPTGGRTPLAHALTLAAEVLAGEKEAHLVLFTDGRANVPLTPGGDAWADALAAARSLRGMPALVVDTEAGRVRLGRAAQLAEVLGAELTELTPGGGT; translated from the coding sequence GTGACCCTCCCCCTCTACCCCCTCTCCGCCGTCGCCCACCAGCCGGACCTCGTGCTGGCCCTCTCCCTCCTCGCCGTCTCGCCCGACATCGGCGGCGTCCTCATCCGGGGCGACCGGGGCGCGGCGAAAAGCACGGCGGCGCGCGGGCTGGCGGCCCTGCTTCCTCCCGCGCCCGACGGCACCCCCGCCCCCTTCGTCAACCTCCCCCTCGGCGCGACCGAGGACCGGGTGGTGGGCACCCTCGATCTCGACGCGGCCTTAAGGGGCGAGGTCCGCCTGAAACCCGGCCTGATCGCGGCGGCCCACGGCGGCGTTCTCTACATCGACGAGGTGAACCTGCTCGCCGATCATCTGGTGGACGTGCTCCTCGACGTGGCCGCAATGGGCGTGAACCGCGTGCAGCGCGACGGCCTGAGCGCCGAGCATCCTGCCCGCCTCGCCCTGATCGGCTCCATGAACCCGGAGGAGGGGGGACTCCGCCCGCAGTTCCTCGACCGCTTCGGGCTGTGCGTGGACGTGCGGGCACCCGCCGCGCCGGGGGAACGCGCGGAGATCGTGCGCCGCCGGATGCGCTTCGAGGCCGACCCGGACGCCTTCTCGCGGGAGTGGGAGCGGGAGGAGGCCGCGTTCGCCGCCCGCCTCGCCGCCGCCCGTTCCCGGTTGCCGCGTGTGGTCGTGCCGGATGGACTCTTGGACACCATCGCCGCCCTGAGTGCCGGGGCAGGGGTCCGCAGCCTGCGCGCCGACCTCGTGCTGCACCGGGCCGCGCGTGCGCTCGCCGCGCTGGAGGGCCGGGAGGAGGTGCGGGTGGACGATCTGCACCGGGTCGCGCCCCTCGTGCTGACGCATCGCCGGGACCCCCGGTTGCCACCTCCGCCACCCCCTCCCCCACCGCCGCAGGAGGCGACTCCCCCGCAAACGGACGAGTCCCGGCAACAATCGTCAGACGATGCCCCCTCAGCAGACGGCCCGGAGGAGGTCTTCGCCCCCACCGCAACTGCCGCCCCGCTCACCCTGCCTCCCGTCGCCTCTTTCTCAAGCGCTAGGAGGGGAGGGAATGCCACAGGCCGCACCATCCGGGCCGTCCCCGACCCTCAACCGTCCACGCTCGCCGTTCCCGATACCCTGCGCGCCGCCCTGATCCGCACCGCCGCGACCGGGGGCGGAACCGTCACCCTCCGCCGCGAGGACTTCCACGCCCCTGTCCGCGAGGAGGCGGGCGGGCAGCGGGTTCTCTTCGTGGCCGACGCGAGCGGCAGCATGGGCACGCGCGAGCGAATGGGGGCCGTGAAGGGCGCGATGCTGGACCTCCTGCGCGAGCAGACGCGCCGGGACCGGGTGGCCCTCGTCACCTTCCGGGCCGCCGGGGCGACGCTCGACCTCGACTTCACCACCGACCCGCACGCCGCCGAGGCCGCGATCAGCCGGGCACCGACGGGGGGACGCACGCCGCTCGCCCACGCCCTGACCCTCGCCGCCGAGGTGCTGGCCGGGGAGAAGGAAGCCCACCTCGTCCTGTTTACCGACGGTCGGGCCAACGTCCCCCTGACGCCGGGGGGAGACGCCTGGGCCGACGCGCTCGCCGCCGCCCGTTCCCTGCGTGGTATGCCCGCCCTCGTCGTGGACACGGAGGCGGGGCGCGTTCGCCTGGGCCGGGCCGCCCAACTCGCGGAGGTGCTGGGGGCGGAGTTGACGGAGCTGACGCCGGGGGGTGGGACGTGA
- a CDS encoding ATP-binding protein: MTDRSPSSSSSPTAQFLPDPSAVLEALPDPFFAVDAGWRYTYVNVHAAATMGTTPEALLGRVLWECFPEALDTALNAEYHHVMRTRGVREFDLHYPSLDVWVTVKAFPHADGIAVHFRDVTERRRAEERQGRLLELTRALAGATTEREVLEAALAVGLPALGAYGGLLLRLDETGEALVPLHLAGYEADLRGRWPSIPLAAPFPANEAVRTGSAVFADRERLGGSAALAGELSPRTQALAALPLAQGGQVFGALVLSFDTAQTFPAPQRDFMTSLAGQLAQALGRAWVHTELTRERARLAAVLDQMPAAIWVAEVPSGRMVAGNSAISRILRHPYRPSANLAEYAGYVGFHPDGRRYEAHEWPLARTITTGQPVHEEIEMGRGDGTRGFVSYSSALIHDEEGRPALAVVTGMDVTELRELNATLEARVRERTGELHARHEELAAETAALQAFAHLTERVGRETDPGALTQAAVRVLHGALGEGSTGYYELEGGRWRQRSWDGRMDEQTLEAARAGFPETTPLFAVPAASGGPLFADGWRTSDNELAPHTPEYGALAVHPITVGGRTVGQLAAGLREKEAWSERDRAVFLAVGRALTLAAERADFARQLAAQGAALAASNHELRLLNGELEAFASSVSHDLRAPLRHIQGFAGLLRKALAAGETGRAARFLGLIETGAGNANTLVDELLSFARTVTQELRVADVDLAGVVAGVRADLAPDLTGREVTWRVGELPTVRGDRGLLRLVFANLLSNAVKYTRPREAALIEVCAEREEGAWVLRVRDNGVGFDGAYMDRLFGVFQRLHRADEFEGVGIGLANVKRIVARHGGEVWAEGKPGEGATFFLRLPREEPGVV, encoded by the coding sequence ATGACCGACCGCTCCCCCTCCTCTTCCTCCTCCCCCACCGCCCAGTTCCTCCCCGACCCGTCCGCCGTTCTGGAGGCGCTGCCCGATCCCTTCTTCGCGGTGGACGCGGGGTGGCGGTACACCTACGTCAACGTTCACGCCGCCGCGACGATGGGCACCACGCCGGAGGCGCTGCTGGGGCGGGTGTTGTGGGAATGCTTTCCCGAGGCGCTCGACACCGCGTTGAACGCCGAGTACCACCACGTCATGCGGACGCGCGGGGTGCGCGAGTTCGACCTGCATTACCCGTCGCTGGACGTGTGGGTGACGGTCAAGGCGTTTCCGCACGCGGACGGGATCGCCGTGCATTTCCGGGACGTGACGGAACGGCGGCGGGCGGAGGAGCGGCAGGGTCGGCTGCTCGAGCTGACACGCGCGCTGGCGGGGGCGACGACCGAGCGTGAGGTGCTGGAGGCGGCCCTCGCGGTGGGACTGCCCGCCCTGGGTGCCTACGGGGGGCTGCTGCTGCGGCTCGACGAGACCGGGGAGGCGCTCGTGCCGCTGCACCTCGCCGGGTACGAGGCCGACCTGCGGGGGCGCTGGCCGAGCATTCCCCTCGCGGCCCCCTTCCCCGCGAACGAGGCGGTGCGGACGGGATCGGCGGTGTTCGCGGACCGGGAACGGCTGGGCGGGTCGGCGGCGCTCGCGGGGGAGCTGTCGCCCCGCACGCAGGCCCTCGCCGCCCTGCCGCTCGCGCAAGGCGGGCAGGTGTTCGGGGCGCTCGTGCTGAGCTTCGACACGGCCCAGACCTTCCCGGCCCCACAGCGCGACTTCATGACCTCGCTCGCCGGGCAGCTCGCGCAGGCGCTGGGGCGGGCATGGGTCCACACCGAGCTGACGCGGGAACGCGCCCGCCTCGCCGCCGTCCTCGACCAGATGCCCGCCGCGATCTGGGTGGCGGAGGTTCCCTCCGGGCGGATGGTCGCGGGCAACAGCGCCATCTCGCGCATCCTGCGCCACCCGTACCGCCCCAGCGCGAACCTCGCCGAGTACGCGGGCTACGTGGGCTTCCACCCCGACGGGCGGCGCTACGAGGCCCACGAGTGGCCGCTGGCGCGGACGATCACGACCGGCCAGCCCGTCCACGAGGAGATCGAGATGGGGCGCGGCGACGGCACGCGCGGCTTCGTGAGCTACTCCTCCGCCCTGATCCACGACGAGGAGGGCCGCCCCGCCCTCGCCGTCGTGACGGGGATGGACGTGACCGAGCTGCGCGAACTCAACGCCACGCTGGAGGCCCGCGTGCGCGAACGCACGGGCGAGCTGCACGCCCGCCACGAGGAGCTGGCGGCGGAGACGGCGGCGCTCCAGGCCTTCGCCCACCTCACCGAGCGGGTGGGCCGCGAGACGGACCCCGGCGCGCTGACCCAGGCCGCCGTGCGGGTGCTCCACGGGGCGCTCGGCGAGGGCAGCACGGGCTACTACGAGCTGGAGGGCGGGCGCTGGCGGCAACGCTCCTGGGACGGGCGCATGGACGAGCAGACGCTGGAGGCCGCGCGGGCCGGATTCCCGGAGACCACGCCCCTCTTCGCGGTGCCCGCCGCGTCGGGGGGGCCGCTGTTCGCGGACGGCTGGCGTACCTCGGACAACGAGCTGGCCCCCCACACGCCCGAGTACGGGGCGCTGGCCGTCCACCCCATCACGGTCGGCGGGCGCACGGTCGGGCAACTCGCCGCCGGGCTGCGCGAGAAAGAGGCGTGGTCCGAGCGCGACCGGGCCGTCTTCCTCGCGGTGGGGCGCGCCCTCACGCTCGCGGCGGAGCGGGCCGACTTCGCCCGGCAGCTCGCCGCCCAGGGCGCGGCGCTCGCGGCGAGCAACCACGAGCTGCGGCTGCTCAACGGGGAATTGGAGGCCTTCGCCTCCAGCGTCTCGCACGACCTGCGCGCGCCCCTCCGGCACATCCAGGGCTTCGCGGGGCTGCTGCGAAAGGCCCTGGCGGCGGGCGAGACCGGGCGGGCGGCGCGCTTTCTCGGCCTGATCGAGACGGGCGCGGGGAACGCGAACACCCTCGTGGACGAACTGCTCTCCTTCGCCCGCACGGTGACGCAGGAGCTGCGCGTGGCGGACGTGGACCTCGCGGGCGTCGTGGCCGGGGTGCGCGCCGACCTCGCCCCGGACCTCACCGGGCGGGAGGTGACGTGGCGGGTGGGAGAACTCCCCACCGTGCGCGGCGACCGGGGGCTGCTGCGCCTGGTGTTCGCCAACCTCCTCTCCAACGCCGTGAAATACACCCGCCCGCGCGAGGCCGCCCTGATCGAGGTCTGCGCCGAGCGGGAGGAGGGCGCGTGGGTCCTGCGGGTCCGGGACAACGGCGTCGGCTTCGACGGGGCATACATGGACCGCCTCTTCGGCGTCTTCCAGCGGCTACACCGCGCCGACGAGTTCGAGGGCGTCGGCATCGGCCTCGCCAACGTCAAGCGCATCGTGGCCCGCCACGGCGGCGAGGTCTGGGCCGAGGGGAAGCCGGGTGAGGGAGCGACCTTCTTCCTGCGTCTGCCCCGCGAGGAGCCGGGGGTCGTCTAG
- a CDS encoding cobyrinate a,c-diamide synthase, whose translation MRRLVLAAPHSGSGKTTVASLLCLALRRRGLRVAPFKLGPDYLDPTHLTRAAGAPARNLDSFLLSPERLRTLFARAARDADICVLEGVMGLYDGRDPASDTHSTADLARLLEAPVVLVIDAGGSARTVAAVAHGLRTFGPDLNVVGVILNRVAGERHASLCEVALSQIGLPVLGYVTRDGALHLPARHLGLLSAEQASWDEGDALRAAATLRLDALLEAAEAPALPVSIPSVSISERRAIIAYAHDEAFHFYYPDALDALRDAGADLVPFSPLRDAGLPPGAGGVLLGGGYPEAHAAELAANVSMRAALRDFAASGRPVVGECGGLMYLAETLEDADGRVFEMCGALPYRTRMAPRLTLGYRDATTLAPSPLAPAGTPLRGHEFHHSVLTHAPTHPAYTWTDAAGQRVEEGYARGNVLASYLHLHHGADPAMAARLVEACM comes from the coding sequence GTGAGACGCCTCGTCCTCGCCGCCCCGCACTCGGGCAGCGGCAAGACGACGGTGGCCTCGCTGCTGTGCCTCGCGCTGCGCCGCCGGGGCCTGCGGGTCGCGCCCTTCAAGCTCGGGCCGGACTACCTCGACCCCACCCACCTTACGCGGGCGGCGGGCGCTCCGGCGCGCAATCTCGACTCCTTCCTCCTCTCCCCGGAGCGGCTGCGGACCCTGTTCGCGCGGGCGGCGAGGGACGCCGACATCTGCGTGCTGGAGGGCGTCATGGGCCTGTACGACGGGCGCGACCCCGCCAGCGATACCCACTCCACCGCCGACCTCGCCCGGCTGCTGGAGGCCCCGGTCGTGCTCGTCATAGATGCGGGCGGCAGCGCGCGGACGGTGGCGGCAGTGGCCCACGGCCTGCGGACGTTTGGACCGGACCTGAACGTGGTCGGCGTCATCCTGAACCGGGTGGCGGGCGAGCGGCACGCCTCTCTCTGTGAGGTCGCGCTCTCTCAGATCGGCCTGCCCGTCCTGGGATACGTGACGCGCGATGGGGCACTTCACCTCCCCGCCCGGCACCTCGGCCTGCTGAGCGCCGAGCAGGCGAGCTGGGACGAGGGGGACGCGCTGCGCGCCGCCGCGACGCTCAGGCTGGACGCCCTGCTGGAAGCGGCGGAAGCACCCGCGCTGCCCGTCTCCATCCCGTCCGTTTCCATCTCGGAGAGACGCGCCATCATCGCCTACGCCCACGACGAGGCGTTCCACTTCTACTACCCGGACGCGCTGGACGCCCTGCGGGACGCGGGGGCCGACCTCGTGCCCTTCAGCCCTCTGCGGGACGCGGGACTGCCTCCCGGCGCGGGCGGCGTGCTGCTCGGCGGCGGCTACCCGGAGGCCCACGCGGCGGAACTGGCGGCGAACGTGTCTATGCGCGCGGCCCTCCGTGACTTCGCGGCGAGCGGACGCCCCGTGGTCGGCGAGTGCGGCGGCCTGATGTACCTCGCGGAGACGCTGGAGGACGCGGACGGGCGCGTGTTCGAGATGTGCGGCGCTCTCCCCTACCGCACCCGCATGGCCCCGCGCCTGACCCTCGGCTACCGGGACGCGACCACGCTCGCCCCCTCGCCGCTCGCCCCGGCGGGCACGCCCCTGCGCGGCCACGAGTTCCACCACAGCGTCCTCACGCACGCGCCGACGCACCCGGCCTACACCTGGACGGACGCGGCGGGGCAGCGGGTGGAGGAGGGCTACGCGCGCGGAAACGTCCTCGCCAGCTACCTGCACCTGCACCACGGGGCGGACCCGGCGATGGCGGCGCGGCTGGTGGAGGCGTGTATGTGA
- the cobN gene encoding cobaltochelatase subunit CobN encodes MTLPPSRQRVTRADGRTINVVRKRGHLSYCFHGCCCGRTDKGYAAAPVDVYKDEWTRRRIRNAVHLTKAGCLGPCSLANVAHLVFDGHDVWFHSVNDAWLVRAIFDYIEAMLAADGYLPPPPELVEYTFNYYAWDAAGSMSAGTTPLPLATPDAPADLSGIAFLTHADTDLLNLRAAQETLPPDFGPVTGVALGSVRSEAQMATLLSGAVGRAEVVLVRIHGKFSAVPGAELLLGHARKTGQHLLLVSGTNEPDAELAALSLAPAYTLDTARAYLAASGWQNARELLLSLSDTLRMTGYGAEPPLALPEHGLYHPDLPENATLEDWHRLRTPGRPAVGVLLYRAHALSGNTAFIDSLVTALDEAGADALPVFTTSLKDVDGNGDPKAFALLRGEVDALISTLSFAMADVQAGDVTAAGANVGALERLGVPVVQGITSGGARGPWETSARGLNPLDTAMNVALPEFDGRIIGVPFAFKEKEAGDAARLAADPERTARLAGITVRLARLRHLPNSEKRLAFVFTNSTAKASQVGNAVGLDSAASLLHLLRALGAEGYDVGELPETSDELMHALLARTTYDTTQLTPGQLAQAAAHVPANFYRSWFADLPDAQQRRMRQQWGEAPGEAYVHDGSLALAGLHFGKMFVALQPPRGYGMDPDAIYHTPDLPPTHHYHALYRWLREPPELGGFGAHALVHVGKHGTLEWLPGKGVGLSAKCFPDSLLGDLPLFYPFVINDPGEGTQAKRRAHATILDHLPPPLTRADTYGPLAELAALVDEYYQLELLDPSKLPLLQGQIWDLVQRANLGTDLGTMLRRDHGDHVHEWDEAFTEEGVPVTLTEMNGSDVAHLLEDIDGYLCELGMAQIRDGLHVLGQPPAGEQLPEMLRALTRLANAEIPGLHTGLAGVLGLNLGDLLDSPGARLEESGQLADLAGRPVLTHGDALELLDELALHLYQTLRAQDFDLAAIPDVLALTLGNLDNFGTLPATLHYACRVLKPNLDATGDEITHLLAGLSGRYVPAGPSGAPSRGLAHILPTGRNFYAVDPRALPSQAAWTVGSALAREVLERHLKEAGTYPEHVAISVWGTSNMRTQGDDVAQILALLGARPVWHPQSRRLTGVELIPLEELGRPRIDVTVRISGFFRDAFPHLISLLDEAVNLAMQADEPEEQNYPRKHYLADLAGRLAELPLEEAQSRAAYRLFGSAPGTYGAGILDLINEGNWQGDADFARTFVNWGGYAYTAAEAGTDAREDFRARLAVTQLVLHNQDNREHDIFDSDDYLQFFGGMIASVRNLSGVQPRHYFGDTANPERARVRDLGEEALRVYRSRVVNPKWLEGIRRHGYKGGLEQTATVDYLFGFDATAQIAHDFMYEGVAQAYALDPENQAFLRESNPWALNAIAHRLLEAHARELWRPETETLNALQNLLAESEGLLEGRGEVVRVGLGR; translated from the coding sequence ATGACTCTCCCGCCATCTCGCCAGCGCGTCACCCGCGCCGACGGGCGCACCATCAACGTCGTCCGCAAGCGCGGGCACCTGAGCTACTGCTTCCACGGCTGCTGCTGCGGGCGCACCGACAAGGGCTACGCCGCCGCTCCGGTGGACGTGTACAAGGACGAGTGGACCCGGCGCAGGATTCGCAACGCCGTCCACCTCACCAAAGCCGGGTGCCTGGGGCCGTGTTCGCTCGCCAACGTCGCCCACCTCGTCTTCGACGGGCATGACGTGTGGTTCCACTCGGTGAACGATGCGTGGCTGGTGCGCGCGATCTTCGACTATATCGAGGCGATGCTAGCGGCGGACGGGTATCTGCCGCCCCCACCCGAACTCGTGGAGTACACCTTCAATTACTACGCGTGGGACGCGGCGGGAAGCATGTCTGCCGGAACGACCCCGCTGCCCCTCGCCACGCCGGACGCGCCCGCCGACCTCTCCGGCATCGCTTTCCTGACCCACGCGGACACCGACCTCCTCAACCTCCGCGCGGCGCAGGAGACGTTGCCGCCCGACTTCGGCCCGGTGACGGGCGTGGCGCTCGGCAGCGTCCGCTCCGAGGCTCAGATGGCGACGCTGCTCTCCGGCGCGGTGGGGCGGGCCGAGGTCGTCCTCGTGCGGATTCACGGCAAGTTCTCGGCGGTGCCGGGCGCGGAACTGCTGCTGGGGCACGCGCGGAAGACGGGCCAGCACCTCCTCCTCGTCAGCGGCACGAACGAGCCGGACGCGGAACTCGCGGCCCTGAGCCTCGCGCCCGCGTACACGCTCGACACGGCGCGGGCGTACCTCGCGGCGAGCGGGTGGCAGAACGCACGTGAGCTTCTACTCTCCCTCAGCGACACGTTGCGGATGACGGGGTACGGGGCCGAGCCGCCGCTGGCCCTGCCCGAACACGGCCTCTACCACCCCGACCTGCCCGAGAACGCGACGCTGGAGGACTGGCACCGCCTCCGCACGCCGGGCCGTCCCGCCGTCGGCGTCCTGCTCTACCGGGCGCACGCGCTGAGCGGGAACACGGCCTTCATAGACTCGCTCGTGACCGCGCTGGACGAGGCAGGGGCTGATGCGCTGCCCGTCTTCACGACGAGCTTGAAGGATGTGGACGGGAACGGTGATCCAAAAGCCTTCGCCCTGCTGCGGGGGGAGGTGGACGCCCTGATCTCCACCCTCTCCTTCGCTATGGCTGACGTGCAGGCGGGGGACGTGACGGCGGCGGGAGCGAACGTCGGGGCACTGGAACGGCTGGGCGTGCCCGTCGTGCAGGGCATCACCAGCGGCGGGGCGCGCGGCCCGTGGGAGACGAGTGCGCGCGGGTTGAATCCCCTCGACACCGCCATGAACGTCGCCCTCCCTGAGTTCGACGGGCGCATCATCGGCGTGCCCTTCGCCTTCAAGGAGAAGGAGGCCGGGGACGCCGCCCGCCTCGCCGCCGACCCGGAGCGGACCGCGCGGCTGGCCGGAATCACCGTCCGTCTCGCCCGCCTGCGCCACCTCCCGAACTCCGAGAAGCGCCTCGCCTTCGTCTTCACCAACTCGACCGCGAAGGCGTCGCAGGTCGGAAACGCGGTGGGGCTGGACTCCGCCGCCTCGCTGCTGCACCTCCTCCGCGCGCTGGGGGCCGAGGGGTACGACGTGGGCGAGTTGCCGGAGACGAGCGATGAACTCATGCACGCCCTCCTCGCCCGGACAACCTACGACACGACGCAACTGACGCCCGGACAACTCGCGCAGGCCGCCGCGCACGTTCCCGCCAACTTCTACCGCTCGTGGTTTGCCGACCTTCCCGACGCGCAGCAGCGCCGGATGCGGCAGCAATGGGGCGAGGCACCAGGGGAGGCTTACGTCCACGACGGCTCCCTCGCCCTCGCTGGCCTGCACTTCGGCAAGATGTTCGTCGCCCTGCAACCGCCGCGCGGCTACGGCATGGACCCCGACGCGATCTACCACACGCCCGACCTGCCGCCGACCCACCACTACCACGCCCTGTACCGCTGGCTGCGCGAGCCGCCGGAACTGGGAGGCTTCGGTGCCCACGCCCTCGTCCACGTCGGCAAGCATGGGACGCTGGAGTGGCTGCCGGGGAAGGGAGTGGGGCTGAGTGCCAAGTGCTTCCCCGATTCCCTCCTCGGCGACCTGCCCCTCTTCTATCCCTTCGTCATCAACGACCCCGGCGAGGGTACACAGGCCAAGCGGCGGGCACACGCGACGATCCTCGACCACCTGCCGCCGCCCCTCACCCGTGCGGACACCTACGGGCCGCTGGCCGAACTCGCCGCGCTCGTGGACGAGTATTACCAACTGGAACTCCTCGACCCGTCCAAGCTGCCCCTTCTCCAGGGGCAAATCTGGGACCTCGTGCAGCGGGCGAACCTGGGCACCGACCTCGGCACGATGCTGCGGCGCGACCACGGCGACCATGTTCACGAGTGGGACGAGGCGTTCACCGAGGAGGGCGTGCCCGTCACCCTGACCGAGATGAACGGTTCGGACGTGGCGCACCTGCTGGAAGACATCGACGGCTACCTGTGCGAACTGGGCATGGCGCAGATTCGGGACGGGCTGCATGTGCTGGGCCAGCCGCCCGCCGGGGAGCAGTTGCCGGAGATGCTGCGGGCGTTGACGCGCCTGGCAAACGCCGAGATTCCGGGACTGCACACGGGATTGGCCGGGGTACTGGGGCTGAACCTGGGCGACTTGCTGGACAGTCCGGGGGCGAGGTTGGAAGAAAGCGGACAACTCGCCGACCTCGCGGGCCGTCCCGTCCTGACTCATGGGGACGCGCTGGAACTGCTGGACGAACTCGCGCTGCACCTCTACCAGACACTTCGGGCGCAGGATTTCGACCTCGCCGCCATTCCTGACGTGCTGGCCCTGACGCTTGGCAATTTGGATAACTTCGGGACCCTGCCCGCCACGCTCCATTACGCTTGCCGGGTCCTCAAGCCCAATCTAGATGCCACGGGCGACGAGATCACGCACCTGCTCGCGGGCCTGTCGGGGCGCTACGTTCCCGCCGGGCCGAGTGGAGCGCCGTCACGCGGTCTCGCCCACATCCTGCCGACAGGGCGCAACTTCTACGCGGTGGACCCTCGCGCCCTACCTTCTCAGGCGGCGTGGACGGTCGGTTCGGCGCTGGCGCGGGAGGTGCTGGAGCGGCACCTGAAGGAAGCCGGGACGTACCCCGAGCATGTTGCCATCAGCGTGTGGGGCACCAGCAATATGCGGACGCAGGGCGACGACGTGGCGCAGATTCTCGCCCTGCTGGGCGCGCGGCCCGTGTGGCACCCGCAGAGCCGCCGCCTGACCGGGGTGGAACTTATTCCGCTGGAGGAACTGGGCCGTCCCAGAATTGACGTAACGGTACGCATCAGCGGCTTTTTCCGCGACGCCTTCCCCCACCTCATCTCCCTGCTCGACGAGGCGGTGAACCTCGCCATGCAGGCGGACGAGCCGGAGGAGCAGAACTACCCGCGCAAGCACTACCTCGCCGATCTCGCGGGCCGTCTCGCCGAGCTGCCACTGGAAGAAGCCCAGTCCCGCGCCGCCTACCGCCTCTTCGGGAGTGCGCCGGGCACGTATGGGGCGGGCATCCTCGACCTCATCAACGAGGGGAACTGGCAGGGCGACGCCGACTTCGCGCGCACCTTCGTCAACTGGGGCGGCTACGCCTACACCGCCGCCGAGGCTGGAACCGACGCCCGCGAGGACTTCCGCGCCCGCCTCGCCGTGACCCAACTCGTGCTGCACAACCAGGACAACCGCGAGCACGACATCTTCGACAGCGACGACTACCTCCAGTTCTTCGGCGGGATGATCGCCTCCGTGCGGAACCTCAGCGGCGTCCAGCCCCGGCACTACTTCGGGGACACGGCGAATCCGGAGCGTGCCCGCGTCCGCGACCTGGGGGAGGAGGCGCTGCGCGTGTACCGCTCGCGGGTGGTCAACCCCAAGTGGCTGGAGGGCATCCGCCGCCACGGGTACAAGGGCGGGCTGGAGCAGACGGCGACCGTGGATTACCTCTTCGGCTTCGATGCGACCGCCCAGATCGCTCACGATTTCATGTACGAGGGGGTGGCGCAGGCATACGCCCTCGACCCCGAGAATCAGGCCTTCCTGCGCGAGTCGAACCCCTGGGCGCTCAATGCCATCGCCCACCGCCTGCTCGAAGCCCACGCCCGCGAGCTGTGGAGGCCAGAGACGGAGACGCTGAATGCCCTCCAGAACCTGCTCGCCGAGAGCGAGGGACTGCTGGAGGGACGGGGGGAAGTGGTGCGGGTGGGGCTGGGCCGATGA
- a CDS encoding type II toxin-antitoxin system Phd/YefM family antitoxin, with product MAETVNLHAAKTHFSKLVDRAHEGEEIIIAKAGKPYARLVPLAPTRQREFGFLAGQVEITEDFAREAMRPLTEEELADWE from the coding sequence ATGGCGGAGACAGTCAATCTTCACGCGGCCAAAACCCACTTCTCCAAGCTCGTGGACCGGGCGCACGAGGGCGAGGAAATCATCATCGCCAAAGCGGGGAAGCCTTACGCACGGCTTGTTCCCCTGGCACCAACCCGTCAGCGCGAATTTGGTTTCCTGGCCGGACAGGTTGAAATTACTGAAGATTTTGCCCGTGAAGCGATGCGTCCCCTCACCGAGGAAGAACTGGCGGACTGGGAGTGA